The following proteins are encoded in a genomic region of Leptolyngbyaceae cyanobacterium:
- a CDS encoding metal ABC transporter ATP-binding protein — protein MASIPSENISSPILKVEGLTVYRGTYAAVRNVSFELMPGTDTAIIGPNGSGKSTLVQAILDLIPPNAGKVEIFGYPIKQLGNWRRQIGYIPQYFVFDRTFPISVAELVGLGWDEEMGRWGDGGMGRGKQKQKALKLVWPWRKNPQKTVAIREALQRVSADHLRKQAIGTLSGGELKRVLLAYCLVSPRRLLVLDEAFAGLDVSGEADFYALLNELKREQNWTVLQVSHDIDMVSRHCDRVLCLNQTLVCSGLPEIILSPQNLLATYSPAFSRYQHDHK, from the coding sequence ATGGCAAGCATTCCCTCAGAAAATATATCCTCCCCAATTTTAAAAGTAGAAGGCTTGACAGTATATCGGGGTACTTATGCGGCGGTCAGAAATGTTTCTTTTGAACTGATGCCAGGAACGGACACGGCAATTATCGGGCCAAACGGATCGGGAAAAAGTACTTTGGTGCAAGCAATTCTCGACTTAATACCGCCAAATGCTGGCAAAGTAGAAATTTTCGGTTATCCCATCAAACAGTTAGGTAATTGGCGGCGTCAAATTGGATACATACCCCAATATTTCGTGTTCGATCGCACTTTTCCCATTTCAGTTGCCGAGTTAGTCGGATTGGGGTGGGATGAAGAGATGGGGAGATGGGGAGATGGGGGGATGGGGAGAGGGAAACAGAAACAGAAAGCCTTAAAATTAGTTTGGCCTTGGCGGAAAAATCCCCAAAAAACTGTAGCAATTCGGGAAGCGTTGCAGCGTGTTAGTGCCGATCATTTACGCAAGCAAGCAATTGGCACTCTTAGCGGTGGGGAACTCAAGCGAGTATTGCTGGCGTATTGTTTGGTGAGTCCTCGCCGTTTGTTGGTACTGGATGAAGCTTTCGCGGGATTAGATGTTTCGGGAGAAGCCGATTTTTATGCTTTGCTGAATGAATTGAAACGAGAACAAAATTGGACGGTGTTGCAGGTTTCCCATGATATAGATATGGTAAGCCGACATTGCGATCGCGTTCTTTGTCTCAACCAAACTTTAGTCTGTTCTGGATTGCCGGAAATTATTCTTTCTCCCCAAAACTTGTTAGCTACTTATAGCCCGGCTTTCAGCCGTTATCAACACGACCATAAATGA
- a CDS encoding metal ABC transporter permease, producing MIWWADLLNYYYPSLLAVGAVSDLINLLQFPFMQRAIAGGVLMGLLGGLLGSFVTLRQLSFFSHAVGHSALVGIVLGVLLQLNPTWMLLPFTLAFGLVVLYLIDQTDLASDNILNVVLSGTLAVGIILSGLIKGYRGGLMDVLFGDILAINYTDLILTFILFLAAGVYLLSTLQQQILLTLNPAVAKVQGIPVQLHRYLFVVILSLTVALATKAIGILLVNAFLVVPASAAKLLSEKFSRFMALSLILGILTSIIGIVLSGLLNWASGPSIVLIQFLVFLVATALAKLKIKPI from the coding sequence ATGATCTGGTGGGCAGACTTACTTAATTATTATTATCCTAGCTTATTGGCTGTAGGGGCAGTGAGCGACCTGATTAATTTGCTACAGTTTCCTTTTATGCAAAGGGCGATCGCAGGTGGTGTATTAATGGGATTGTTGGGAGGCTTACTCGGTAGCTTCGTCACCCTGCGGCAGTTGTCTTTTTTCAGCCACGCTGTCGGTCATTCCGCTTTGGTGGGAATTGTGTTAGGCGTACTGCTGCAATTAAATCCTACCTGGATGCTACTGCCTTTTACTTTAGCTTTTGGTTTAGTCGTACTGTATTTAATCGACCAAACCGATTTAGCTAGCGATAACATCCTCAACGTTGTGTTATCGGGAACTTTAGCTGTAGGTATTATCCTCAGTGGCTTGATTAAAGGTTACCGAGGTGGCTTGATGGATGTGCTGTTCGGAGATATTCTCGCCATCAATTATACCGATTTAATTCTTACCTTCATATTATTTCTGGCGGCTGGTGTGTATTTGCTATCTACCCTACAGCAGCAAATTCTGTTAACGCTTAATCCGGCTGTCGCGAAAGTGCAGGGTATTCCAGTGCAATTACATCGTTATTTGTTTGTGGTAATTCTTTCTTTAACAGTTGCCTTAGCAACTAAAGCGATCGGTATTTTATTAGTTAATGCTTTTTTAGTAGTTCCTGCTTCTGCTGCCAAATTGCTGAGTGAGAAATTTAGCCGTTTTATGGCACTTTCGCTGATTTTGGGGATTCTCACTAGCATTATCGGTATCGTTTTGTCCGGTCTTTTGAATTGGGCTTCTGGCCCCAGTATTGTTTTAATTCAATTTTTAGTGTTTCTGGTGGCTACTGCCTTAGCTAAGTTGAAAATCAAGCCAATTTGA
- a CDS encoding transglutaminase family protein has protein sequence MNHPYTEKQWQKIDAIGHTVEQTLQKLGIGLTMGGEPTFVSLHDFESPQWQVEALGEEKRQIAGKLLRSLDKRFTHPGTLLHYGLGKCYARESYPRWAFGCYWRRDGIPIWRDRDLLAVDRKDYNYTQTDGEIFIQKLVKYLAVNADRIIPAYEEKTEEVVGYILPILPITRNSKLCWSTCQWELPTKNLYLLPGNGSIGLRLPLHLIPQIDNLETEANPDWDARINHHNITPQESVANSIRIAMSVEVRQGNLYIFLPPLTYATSYLNLISTIEETAAKLGTSVVIEGYPPPSSPQIQGFQITPDPGVIEVNIHPANDWQELVQINDILDAAARECGLSTQKYARDGRPIGTGGGAHITIGGKTTQESPLLRRPDLLASLITYWQHHPSLSYLFSGLFVGPTSQSPRVDEARHESLYELEIAFSELQPGKKITPELIDSLLSNLLIDVTGNTHRTAFCIDKLFPVKNQRNQLGLLEFRAFEMPTHPQMRSLQMLLIRALVAWFWENPYHKPLIRWGTTLHDRFMLPYYLGEDLQLVIEDLQEVGYPFAKEWFAPFFEFRFPVYGEVTIEGLRLELRHAIEPWHVLAEEATSGGTARYVDASMERIQVTLQNAIGNTPNQDSFSSRYAVTCNYHPIPLKSTGKIGEYVGGVRFRAHSKSLSPHPATSSHSPLSFEIIDTYCDRSLGGGIYYVDPPDGTFYDNFPTDYQTAELRMKERFLPSKPIPGKIQIPPLNLNPEYPLTLDLRRVKNLL, from the coding sequence ATGAACCACCCTTACACAGAAAAACAATGGCAAAAAATCGATGCCATTGGTCATACTGTAGAACAAACTTTACAAAAACTAGGCATCGGTTTGACGATGGGGGGAGAACCGACTTTTGTTTCTCTTCACGATTTTGAATCTCCCCAATGGCAGGTGGAAGCGTTGGGAGAAGAAAAACGCCAAATTGCTGGTAAGTTGCTGAGAAGCCTAGACAAGCGGTTTACCCATCCCGGTACTCTCCTGCATTACGGGCTGGGGAAATGTTATGCCCGGGAAAGTTATCCCCGTTGGGCGTTTGGGTGTTATTGGCGCAGAGATGGTATACCCATTTGGCGCGATCGCGATCTCCTCGCAGTAGATCGCAAAGATTACAATTACACTCAAACAGACGGCGAAATTTTCATCCAAAAATTAGTTAAATATTTAGCAGTAAATGCCGATCGCATTATCCCAGCTTATGAAGAAAAAACAGAAGAAGTAGTTGGCTATATTCTGCCCATATTACCCATAACGAGAAATAGCAAGTTATGCTGGAGTACCTGTCAATGGGAACTGCCAACCAAAAATTTATATTTATTACCAGGAAATGGGTCGATCGGATTGCGTTTGCCTTTACATTTAATTCCCCAAATCGACAACTTAGAAACCGAAGCAAACCCCGATTGGGATGCTAGAATTAACCATCATAATATTACCCCTCAGGAGTCTGTTGCGAATTCAATTCGTATAGCCATGAGTGTGGAAGTAAGACAGGGAAACCTCTATATTTTTCTACCTCCTCTTACTTACGCTACGAGTTATTTAAATTTAATCTCCACTATTGAAGAAACGGCAGCGAAATTAGGAACATCAGTAGTAATTGAAGGTTATCCTCCTCCTAGTAGCCCCCAAATCCAAGGCTTTCAAATTACTCCCGATCCTGGAGTAATAGAAGTAAACATTCACCCAGCAAATGATTGGCAAGAATTAGTGCAAATCAACGATATTCTTGACGCAGCAGCCAGAGAATGTGGTTTGAGTACTCAGAAATACGCTAGAGATGGTCGTCCTATCGGTACTGGCGGCGGTGCCCACATTACAATTGGTGGCAAAACTACCCAAGAAAGTCCTCTTTTACGTCGCCCAGATTTGCTAGCAAGTTTAATCACTTATTGGCAACATCATCCCAGTTTATCTTATTTATTTTCCGGGTTATTCGTCGGCCCAACTAGTCAGTCACCCCGTGTTGATGAAGCGCGTCATGAAAGTTTATACGAATTAGAAATTGCTTTTTCTGAATTGCAACCGGGCAAAAAAATTACGCCAGAGTTGATTGATTCGTTATTAAGTAATTTGTTGATTGATGTCACTGGTAATACTCACCGCACCGCTTTTTGTATTGATAAATTATTTCCAGTAAAAAATCAGCGCAATCAGTTAGGGTTGCTGGAATTTCGCGCCTTTGAAATGCCAACTCACCCACAAATGCGATCGCTACAAATGCTATTGATTCGGGCGCTAGTAGCATGGTTTTGGGAAAACCCCTATCATAAACCCCTGATTCGTTGGGGAACAACTCTGCACGATCGCTTTATGCTGCCCTATTATTTAGGAGAAGATTTGCAATTAGTGATTGAAGATCTGCAAGAAGTGGGTTATCCCTTTGCAAAAGAGTGGTTCGCACCATTTTTTGAATTTCGCTTTCCCGTTTATGGAGAAGTTACAATTGAAGGGTTGCGTTTGGAATTACGTCACGCGATCGAACCTTGGCACGTTTTAGCCGAAGAAGCTACTAGTGGCGGAACCGCTCGTTATGTGGATGCTTCGATGGAAAGAATACAAGTAACGTTGCAAAATGCGATCGGCAATACTCCAAATCAAGATAGCTTTTCCTCTCGCTATGCAGTAACTTGCAATTATCATCCAATTCCCTTAAAATCTACCGGAAAAATCGGTGAGTACGTAGGTGGCGTCCGCTTCCGGGCGCACTCAAAATCATTATCCCCGCATCCAGCTACTAGTTCTCACTCTCCTCTGTCATTTGAAATCATCGATACCTATTGCGATCGATCCCTTGGTGGTGGCATTTATTATGTCGATCCTCCCGATGGAACTTTTTATGACAATTTTCCTACTGATTATCAAACAGCAGAATTACGAATGAAAGAAAGGTTTTTACCCAGTAAACCTATCCCAGGTAAAATTCAAATTCCACCGTTAAACTTAAATCCCGAATATCCTCTGACGCTTGATTTACGACGAGTCAAAAACCTTCTCTAA
- the msrA gene encoding peptide-methionine (S)-S-oxide reductase MsrA codes for MEKATFAAGCFWGVEDTFRQIKGVISTAVGYTGGHWPNPCYLDVCARVTGHAEAVQIEYDPKKISYEELLEIFWNCHDPTQLNRQGPDRGEQYRSAIFFHNVQQEAAAKASQENLQKSGKYEKDIVTQIQPVGEFYLAEEYHQQYLEKKRRNLQ; via the coding sequence ATGGAAAAAGCAACATTTGCCGCAGGCTGTTTTTGGGGAGTTGAAGACACCTTTCGCCAAATCAAAGGGGTAATTTCTACTGCCGTTGGCTACACGGGCGGACATTGGCCAAACCCTTGTTATTTAGATGTATGTGCTAGAGTAACAGGCCACGCCGAAGCAGTGCAAATAGAATATGACCCCAAAAAAATTAGTTATGAAGAATTACTAGAAATATTTTGGAATTGTCACGACCCAACGCAATTAAATCGGCAAGGCCCAGATCGAGGCGAACAATACAGGTCTGCTATCTTTTTTCACAATGTACAACAAGAAGCAGCCGCCAAAGCCTCCCAGGAAAATTTGCAAAAATCTGGCAAATACGAAAAAGATATCGTTACCCAAATTCAACCTGTTGGTGAATTTTACCTAGCAGAAGAATACCATCAACAATATCTAGAGAAAAAACGACGTAATTTACAATAA
- a CDS encoding metalloregulator ArsR/SmtB family transcription factor, with translation MPKHSLSNSVVANPLKESEKITCDSPHPVDINKVHHLQEKILNTEKAQQMAEFFSLLGDANRLRILSMLAVKELCVCDLAAALEMSESAVSHQMRVLRSMRLVSYRKQGRNVFYRLLDHHVLELYQAVTEHLDEV, from the coding sequence ATGCCAAAACATTCACTGTCTAATAGTGTTGTAGCTAATCCTCTAAAAGAATCCGAAAAAATTACCTGCGATTCTCCCCATCCAGTTGATATCAATAAAGTTCATCATCTCCAGGAAAAAATTCTCAACACGGAAAAAGCTCAACAGATGGCGGAATTTTTTAGCTTATTAGGAGACGCCAATCGCCTGCGAATTCTCTCCATGTTGGCAGTAAAAGAACTTTGTGTTTGCGATTTAGCGGCGGCGCTAGAAATGAGTGAATCAGCCGTTTCTCACCAGATGCGAGTTTTAAGATCGATGCGATTAGTAAGTTATCGCAAACAAGGACGTAATGTTTTCTATCGCCTCCTAGATCATCATGTATTAGAACTTTATCAAGCAGTTACAGAGCACCTAGATGAAGTATGA
- a CDS encoding zinc ABC transporter substrate-binding protein, with protein sequence MRQKLPGLLLALLLPTLATGCNQSNSTSASSNTEASPVSVTTKSSSQSPQLKVVTTFLPMYWFTKAVAGDLAQVEVLVPPGTEVHEYQAKPKDVQAIAQANLLVKNGLGLEEFLSNTVKNAQNPKLKEIDASKGIQPLQEISPVVKPIGKTDKHDHDHDHASGNPHVWLDPVLAIEQVKNIRDGLIAIDPTNQATYEANAAAYIQQLQELDRQFKQTLQPYTNCTFVTFHDAYPYLAKRYQLKQVAVVEVPEDQLSPSDVEKTISTVKKYKVKALFGEPGVDNKLLTSLSQDLNLTLRPLDSLESGDLEPQYYFTGMTNNLQTLASACKP encoded by the coding sequence ATGCGCCAGAAACTGCCAGGATTACTGCTAGCGTTGCTATTGCCGACGTTAGCTACTGGCTGTAACCAATCTAATTCCACGTCCGCATCTTCTAATACTGAAGCTTCTCCAGTTTCCGTTACAACAAAGTCTTCTAGTCAATCGCCGCAATTAAAAGTTGTAACTACGTTTTTGCCGATGTATTGGTTTACTAAAGCAGTAGCGGGTGATTTGGCGCAGGTGGAAGTTTTAGTGCCACCGGGTACGGAGGTGCATGAGTATCAAGCAAAACCGAAAGACGTGCAGGCGATCGCGCAAGCCAACCTGTTGGTAAAAAATGGGTTAGGTTTGGAAGAATTTCTCAGCAATACCGTGAAAAATGCCCAAAATCCTAAATTAAAAGAGATTGACGCATCTAAAGGCATTCAACCTTTACAAGAAATTTCCCCTGTAGTTAAACCAATCGGAAAAACAGACAAACACGACCACGACCACGACCATGCTAGTGGAAATCCTCATGTTTGGCTAGATCCGGTGTTAGCGATCGAACAAGTCAAGAATATTCGGGATGGTTTAATCGCGATCGATCCGACTAATCAAGCAACCTATGAAGCTAATGCGGCTGCTTACATTCAGCAACTTCAGGAATTAGATCGGCAATTTAAACAAACTTTACAGCCTTACACTAACTGTACTTTCGTAACTTTTCACGATGCTTATCCTTATCTAGCAAAGCGATATCAGCTTAAACAAGTTGCAGTAGTAGAAGTTCCGGAAGATCAACTCTCTCCATCGGATGTGGAAAAGACAATTTCCACTGTGAAAAAATATAAAGTGAAAGCTTTGTTTGGAGAACCAGGTGTAGATAATAAATTGCTGACAAGTCTTTCTCAGGATCTGAATTTGACTCTTCGCCCTTTGGATTCTCTAGAATCGGGGGATTTAGAACCTCAGTATTACTTTACGGGGATGACCAACAATTTGCAAACTCTCGCCTCTGCTTGTAAGCCGTAA
- a CDS encoding metallothionein has translation MTTVNSMKCACEPCLCVVSLSEAIQKEGKYYCSDACANGHPSGQGCGHHGCGC, from the coding sequence ATGACTACCGTAAACTCCATGAAATGTGCTTGCGAACCTTGCCTGTGCGTAGTCTCCCTTTCTGAAGCCATCCAGAAAGAAGGCAAATACTATTGCAGCGATGCCTGTGCTAACGGACATCCCAGCGGTCAAGGCTGTGGCCATCACGGTTGTGGCTGCTAA
- a CDS encoding sulfotransferase has product MIDSDRFSQPVFIVSSPRSGSSFLFETLVRSKNVWTIGEESHEAIEGIAKLHPAQRNYDSNRLTERDADRETAALLRERFWELLRDRNGQPVLPDAKTVRMLEKTPKNSLRIPFLSKVFPEALFIYLYREPQEVISSIMEAWRSGQFVTYPELPNWDGMTWSLLLFPGWQELRGKPLAEIAAQQWAKANQYILEDLAYLPAERWCCVTYQDLIANLPGEVKRLCEFAGWEWDLDFSEPFPLSRHTLTPPAPDKWKKNAAEIEAVLPQVAEIVSKAKDAIALRLLSRN; this is encoded by the coding sequence ATGATAGATAGCGATCGCTTCTCGCAACCTGTTTTTATAGTTTCATCACCTCGTTCCGGCAGCAGCTTCTTATTTGAGACTCTCGTCCGTAGTAAAAATGTGTGGACGATCGGAGAGGAAAGCCATGAAGCGATCGAAGGTATTGCTAAACTGCATCCGGCTCAACGCAATTATGATTCTAATCGCTTGACAGAACGAGATGCCGATCGCGAAACAGCAGCTTTGCTAAGGGAGAGGTTTTGGGAATTATTGCGCGATCGTAACGGCCAGCCTGTCCTACCAGATGCCAAAACGGTGCGAATGCTGGAAAAAACGCCGAAAAACTCGTTAAGGATTCCGTTTTTAAGTAAGGTTTTTCCCGAAGCTTTGTTTATTTACTTGTACCGGGAACCTCAGGAAGTTATCAGCAGCATTATGGAAGCTTGGCGATCGGGCCAATTCGTTACTTATCCCGAACTGCCCAATTGGGATGGAATGACTTGGAGTTTGCTGCTATTTCCCGGTTGGCAAGAGTTGCGGGGTAAACCGTTAGCGGAAATCGCAGCCCAGCAGTGGGCAAAAGCAAATCAGTATATTTTGGAAGATTTAGCTTATTTACCCGCCGAACGCTGGTGTTGCGTGACTTACCAGGATTTAATCGCCAACTTGCCAGGGGAAGTCAAACGGTTGTGCGAGTTTGCTGGATGGGAGTGGGATCTGGATTTCTCTGAACCATTTCCTCTGTCTCGCCATACCTTAACACCGCCTGCCCCTGATAAATGGAAAAAGAATGCGGCTGAGATCGAGGCTGTGTTACCTCAAGTGGCAGAAATTGTATCGAAAGCGAAAGATGCGATCGCCCTTCGGCTGTTAAGTCGCAACTAA